The sequence below is a genomic window from Gossypium hirsutum isolate 1008001.06 chromosome A11, Gossypium_hirsutum_v2.1, whole genome shotgun sequence.
ACCTACATGGtgaaatttcttctctttttttttaataaataatgtattaaataatttaaccagaaaaaaaagtgtaattttatattaacttttttaatataaaatttctgACTTCGCtcttttatgaattatataaattactCACtcgattagattttttttttactttagattTTAATGGAAGGTAACTTTGTGTAACGGTTATCATTTAATAGGTAGTTAAGTTATTTTGTTGACAAAATTTTTAATTGGATTTTACTATTTATGGTGGGGTCCAAATAAGAAATCTATCTCGATTTTGTTATTTGTGAATAGCCAAATCGTTTTACTATTAAAAGGAAAATGAATTTATTAATGATAGAAAATGTTAGGAATGGTGATTCTAGTGGCCAAAGTAGTGTTCattgtttgaaaaaaaatgttaaaccTTAATAGAGTGAGACATGTGGCAAGTTGTCTAATGGTTTGCAGGTGACCCTTCACGGGCCGTTCGAAGAATTGGCCTGCAAGCAGTCCACAATTCACTCCTCGTTGAGGTCACTTGAGCTTAACCGTTTTGTATAATCTCAAGAACAGAAGTATCAGAACAAGACAAGTTACAACACAGGTGGGATTACACAATATGTACCATGGAAATAACCAACATGTAACTACACTAACATCCAATTAGCCAACACAACTATGCAGGACATCGTACAGACCACCACGCAACATTAAGAGACGAGGGCCAACCATTATATAAGTTTAAGTGCACTAAGAAACATGGATTCTCCTCCCTCCATCTCATTATCACCTTCTTCTCCtccttccttcattttccttCTCCTCAAGAGAACATTTTCTTTCTCATCCTCTTACTGTTGGCTCTCCACCTTACCTAGGTGAACTAAAACTACTTCTGCCATCATGACCTCCTTGTAGGTAAATCGTATCAACAATAACAAATATTGAGAGAGAAACTACTCTAAACAATCTTCACCATAAAATTGTTATACCCGAGAAGTAagatgataataaattttcttgagATGATAATCAATTAGTGCATCAAGaagtttttaatgaaataaagtaagtcaaagtaaaaaaaacatttaccatgaggtaaaatatgaaaaaatgcTTGAAATTGAGTAAACATATTGAACATAAGAGCTTAGCGAACCCTATTTTAGTATAATGGCTAGAGTCATTTTCCAAGCAACTTGACTCACATGTTTTTATCAGGTTTCTAGGGATGATGGGTGTAGTTCATGCAAATTCTCCAAGTGATAGGAGTGCAAATCATACCAGCACGCAAAGGGAAGTGATATATGCAcgaatggggtgaaatttattaaagtcaATTCAACAAAGccgccaattttcaagtttggaagaTTAGTCGACTTGAGATGAATATTTGGATGGAATCCAAGCATTTCTGGGTTGAGATGTCTGTACAGTGTTCGAAGAGTtatctcttagcttcaaaacATACTTTGAATTACTTAATTTAGAGCCTGGAAGCTCAAGTTATGATCATTTTACTGAAGATTGTGCGAGCGAAATTTTTGGATGGGATTATTATGGGAAATTACAAGTTTCAGgctttaattcgagtttaaatcatattggattCGAGTTTAAGGcctaattttgattatataatatcCCAATATTGTAtctattaggttttattattttattatttatttattttaattttaggatatttttaagtagttaaagttatttaagagttttatgtttcttagtcatTAACAAAGTTTAGTTATACTAAAACtatttgtttagattaattagagttttattATACTTGATAGTTAGATGTGGTTTTCTTCTCAATTTTAAAGACTCAATGGAATCCATTCTTCATCCTTCAACTTGTCAAGGATTATTTATTGGAGGGTTGATTAAAGTCATTAAATGAATCTGTTGGGGTTTATATCTCAAAGGATTCAgttggtttttgttttttttttatttattgctttgaatctttatgttttattgaatttcttcttttagtttttttttattcccttacttttctaaatttgtttgatttcttttttttagaTCAAATTCGAATATTTTTTCAAGTCAAACGACTTGAATACGGTCATGGTCCTCTATCTTTATCAGGAAGTGAGTGCAATTGTTGGTTCTCAAGAAGAAGCGAGTGTTTGAAATGAGGTGTCCACTAAAGGTAACGATATTATTGACATAATGGAGGATGATAACCAGTGATTAGGTCTATTCTTTTATCTGAACTTATTTTGTGTGTGCGTGAATAATTATTGTTTTGGAATTATCAATGAGCAAGTAGATCTAAGTTGGAAGAATTTGAAGAATATTTTGTTGTCACATAAAACCAAAGTTGTAACTTTGTTGGAAACTACGGTGAGTAGAAAGAAAGTTGATGATGTCATTAGAAAGATAGGTTTTGATCATTCATCCAGAGTAGATGCTCAAGGttttcgaacaaaatttgagTGTTGTAGAATGTTGAACTAAAAGTAGAGATGATAGAAATTTCTAGTTAATATGTACATGTTTGTTGTAGGAAAATGGGTGAGTACATATCAACTTTTCTTACGATCATTTAAGGTAGTCCAAGTGCTACCAAATGTAAACTACTTTGAGATCAACTTTCTGATCTAACACCTCAGAATGTTGTTTCATGGTTGTTTTGTagagattttaattttattatataccaGGATGAGCATAAATGAAGTGCTTTCAATAGAAATGGGGTAAGTCAACTATTtactaagtttatttttttatggcAATCTAAATTATCTTAGCTTTAAGAGTCTGTCTTTTACACGAGTAGAAAGGAGCATGTATGTCAATGTTTTTTTAAAGTACATAAATGTTTATGCAATGAAAATGGGTGATTTTGTTTCTTAAATTCACATATTTCTATCTTTGAAAGGATTAAGTCAGATAGTAAATCAATTCGATTGAAATTCGATGCAACTCGTAAGGCACTTGGATCTCAAGTTCATTGAGGCTTGGCAAAATCACCCAAAGTTTGTTAAGTTTATCAAAAGTACTTAGAAAACAAATGTGGATATTATTACTTATGTGGATTTTTTCACTAATGCAATTAAATGAATAGAATAAGGCAGTTTTTGGTTGTATTAAGAAAAAAACTCTTGTTGAGGTTTATGTGTGTCGAGAAAGTGTTAGAAGTCttacaatcaaaatttctattgAATTTAGAAAAGCAGTTAAAAAATAACCTTGATGATGTTTTTGATTAAAAGTAAACCTTATGGCACCATAAGTCATGGAGTCAATAGACAATTGACAGGGATAAAAATAATGTTTCTTTTTCTATCCAAGCACCTTTAATATAAGAAGAGCTAATGTTATTAAATCCTTGAACCTTAGTGATGGTGAGCAATGCAATGAACAATCTATCTTGAAACAAGTGATTATGGATTTTTATATAAATCTTTTCATCAAAGATGAGACCATGGTTCGTGAATATAGCAcctgttagaattgtgtgacccaaattctaagagattgcttgaagtcaagttaaacaaaaatatattttctttctagaagatttagtatttattagtataatatatttagcatttattagtatagtttatttgacttactaatttagcctataaataggctcctttacaatcttagaaaaaagagacacccattaggttagaactcataacacattcagagaattttgtgtttacgtttgagggttctttgtttttcgggtttttggggtttagtttttatctccatcttttgtactcttcattcttttgccattatagtaaaattatctttgcccgtggttttttatcctcttttgaggggtttttccacgttaaatttgtgtgttcatcttctcaatttcttctactatttttacttattcgttgcttattcgggacgatcctaacaagtggtatcagagctagtttaactttcatagatcagcccggtcagagatggcagcaacaaggtttgaaattgagaagttcgatggtgagacaaatttcaatctgtggtaagttcggatgatggcaattttagttcaaaatggcttgaaaaaggttgttacagggaaaaagcctgagaatctaaatcaaacagaatgggaagagcttgatgaaaaggccttgtctgcaatccagttgtgcctcgcgagtacagtattgcaggaggtattgatggagaagacctcattcgccttgtggaaaaggttagaaactctttatgcgactaagtctctagctaacagtttagtgttgaaacaacgtctatttacgtttcgcatgaacgaatgtgagcttcttaaagatcacatcagtcaattcattactattttaaatgatttaaagaacgttgaggtttatattgacgatgaagatcaagctatgctattattgtgctctttaccctcttcatacaagtctttcagggagaccctgatttatggcagagataaactctcgttcgaagctgtgaagggtcatttgttgagtagagacaaactcaacaatgagtttgatttgaatagcaaagcagatagacaagcttccgttttggtagcatcaaagaaacgagacaaaaggtgtcgctattgcaaaaagttaggtcacgtcaaagcagattgttataaactgcgaaataaaagagctgctgagagtaacgaggaagatgtagctggtgctaatttggtcgataaaggcggtgatgatttcttgttagtgtcaacgagcgataactccaagcttacgtctgagtggatcctagattcaggatgttctttccacatgtgtcccaatagagaatggttctctacatacagttcagttgaaggtggaattgtgcacatgggaaacgattcatctagtaaaataatcggtattggtactgttaaaattaggatacacaatgggacgattaggacactctcagatgtcaggtatgtacctgatttacgaaagaatctcatctccttgagtattttagacttgaaaggatgcagaatcaacatcgagtcgagcgacattaaagtatctcgtggagctctcgttttgttaaaaggtaaaataaccggcagtctttatattctggaaggttctacagtgaccgatgaaatcggacgtccctcgtccgttacggagtcaaagtcaactcatttgaaacggaggcaacttggtcataggagggaaaaaggtatgaccgtttcgttgaagagaggttctcttttggatgcaggttttgaaaagttatggcactgtattcgtgaaaatcagacccgggttagttttgatttggcagtgcataagtcgaaggctagaagtcttccagtttctaagcatagattcgactcagttaattccctgcatagttcaagataggcccgtggcgggttttggcaaagatggcattgaaagaatttgtgtcaaggtggagattgttagaattgtgtgacccaaattctaagagattgcttgcaagtcaagttaaacaaaaatatattttctttctagaagatttagtatttattagtataatatatttagcatttattagtatagtttatttgacttactaatttagcctataaataggctcctttacaatcttagaaaaaaagagacacccattaggttagaactcataacacatttagagaattttgtgtttacgtttgagggttctttgtttttcgggtttttggggtttagtttttatctccatcttttgtactcttcattcttttgccattatagtaaaattatctttgctcgtggttttttatcctcttttgaggggtttttccacgttaaatttgtgtgttcatcttctcaatttcttctactatttttacttgttcgttgcttattcgggacgatcctaacagcACCCGATATTATTTTCATAGATTAAGAAGTAGTAAGCTTAATTAATTGAGCAATATTTTTTATGAGGAAATAAAGTGGCATTTGATATGCAGTTGCTAAAAGCATTGGGAATTGATGGGATGCAAggtttattttatcaaaaaaatttagaataaaagtGTGTGAGATCTTATTCATGGCATTATGGAGGGCTTGAAAGGATATGTGGCTCAATTGAACTCTCATTTTTTTAATACCAAAAGTTGATAATCTAAAATTAGCCAAAAAATTTTGCACAATTAGTAGTTGTACGGTTCTTTATAATATTATCACCAAGACTATTATTAATGGCTTGAAGCCTTTTGTGCATAATTGATGCATCCAAACCAAACGAGTTTCTTTTTGAGGATAAGCATCACcgataaaattattataacttagAAAGAAAATGAGTAAAAAAGTATGGATGACAGTAAAAATTGATCTTGAAAAGGCTTACAACAATCCAACCTAGGATTTTATTGACGTAGCCTTAATTGGTATTGGTGTTCTTGTCAGCTAAAAAGGGTTATTATGCATTGTGTGAGCTCCATGTCAACGCAAATTATTTGGAAACATAGCATGATAGATGTTTTTAGGTTAGTGAAGGGTATTCGAAAAGGTTATCATTTGTCGTAGTATCTTTTTGCATGGAACCAAATTGAGGGTGTCGGTCTTGttattaaaacttttttttgttaCTATGTGTATTTGGCCAAGGTTTGTTAAAATTTATAAGATGATTGAGATCTTTATTTTGGAGATTAAAGACTATGTACATGTTAATTTATCAAACCCTTCATACTTTGCAAAAGATGATAATGGTTGGGAGTCTTCTTAGGGTCCATCTGTTGGAATCTTTGGATTCAAATGAATAAAAGGATTTTTAATGATGACTTTCTGGGAATAATGCATTTTCAATAGAAGTTTACTATTGTAAGCTAAGGTTCTTCAAACACCTCATGATAAGCATGTTGAGAATGTTGAAGATCGTAATCAAGTATATTGTTTGATTCATTGAAGGATCTCACTTATGTGATGATATAAGGTTAATGTCGATGGAGCTGTTAACATAAAGGTTGATATAGCTTCTTTAGGAGGAGCAATAAAAGATCATTATGGAGAGTGAGTGTTGAGTTTTGCAAGCAATGTGACTGATGCTATTTGTAAAGTGCTTATGATGGTTTATATCAAGCTTAGTTTATTAAGGCAAGAAGAATGTTTCTTAACATAGATTGTTTAGTTGTTGTCAACCTATAATATacattaaaaagatgaattagtttttattttaattttaaaaagatgaacagttaaatgtatttttaatcctataattttatattttaaagttcATGTCTATGTATATTAGTTTCACTTACTACGTTGTTGCTTAATTGATTTATGGAAGTAAACTCAATTGAAACTTTAACTTCATAAGAAAGGTATGAGATGGTAATATGGCAAGACAAGTATCTTTCTAAGTGTATTAGAAAAACTAAAAAGTAAATGAATGGAATATATGGCGGTAGACTGATACATTAAGAAGGTCAAGTTGATTTTGCGTCAGGTCAATTTGAgttatcaaattttcaatttatttgcgTTTAAGTCAACTTTGGGTTTGACttgttttttcaaatttaatcatttgagttTACTAATCAAGTTTTTTTTGAATTAGATCATAGTTCGAGTTATAGATTTTTTTATGGTTAAATTAGGTTATACAAAATTCAAGTTAATCGGATTAGATTTTCTAGTTCTAGTCAAAATTGAAATGTTTATGACATGTGAAATTAATTCCATATTAAAGACATAGAGATTTTGTAGTTTACAGGACACAATGTGTCACACTAGTAACAACCCTTGTAGAGTTTTTGTATTCCACTACTATAAATCTAGATTCACTTGtagagttttttttcttttactccattgatggtaaataaaataattatcttaTATATACTAGATTATATCATATCCATGATGTGAATGAAACAAAAATGATTGCCAACAACCTCTTGACCTAGTGGTAAGAGTATTCCCCAAGTAACCTCATTCCCCTTCTCCaattatcaaaagaaaaaaagtgtATTAAAAATATAAGGGATAAAGCAACTTTAGTCCCTTAACTTGACAATTTCCCTATTTTATCCCCTGAACTTGAATTCCATTAAGGCGTGATGACGTGATATTCTAAGATTATGTCATCTAATCacatgaaaagttaaaaaaattatataaaatctaaaaaaatacaacaaaattattaaaattttataaaggtGTTATAAAAAATGTTTAGACGATTACGTGACATGATCTCAAAGTGTCATGTCATCATATCTTGACGGAATCCAAGTTTAAGAACTAAATGGGAAAAGCTTCCAATgacaaatttgaataaaaaaattcaataacctACAAGAAAAAAGTTGTGAAGTTCATGGACTAAATATTGCTTTatcacaaatatatttataaaggaCTTAACAACTGTGTTGGGATCAATAATCACCAAGAGGGGGGATGAATtagtgtttaaaaattttaagcaaAGATGGCAAACAATAGAGACACAAAAATTTATAGTGGTTCGGCCCTAATTGCCTACCTCCATTACCTTAACTTACCACAACTAAAGATTTTCCAAATTTACTAGATTTGAACcttttaaaaacaatatttagCCTTTacaatttttatcttttcataagGTAATATGGGTCACTTCCCTTTAAAGTTTTCTACCCAAAACCTTAAGTAAATCCTTCACAaatgagaaataaagctaggaaaaaTTATCACCTctaaaaagtttatatataacaATAAAACACTTTCACACAATAATACAACACTTGAAAGAATGAATCACGACTAAACCCACAAGTGTGTACAAGAGAAatgagaataataataaaaaattattagaattaaGCCTCTGACCTTTATGCACTTGTTTCTTCTTTTCATATGAGTGCCTTTTCATATAACTCCTCTAATTTATGGAAGAATTTGGACAATATATTAACTTTGCCAAGTCTAGAGTGGTTTTCTCTCTTAATTGCCTTTTTAATATTAAGGAGCGTATTCGCAGATCACTAAACATTAGGGAAACTCTAGATTTGGGTTTTTCCATTCACTCAAATCGAGTAACTTGAGATTGTGATTTTATCATTGATAAAGTGAAAAGTAAATTGAATATTTGGAAAGTGAATCTTCTCTCTCCAACGAGTTGTTTAGTTCTCATTTAGTACACTATGGCTACCATCCCAAACTATTTCATCCAATTTCAATTACTTCTGACCTCTATTTTGAATCATTTTGATCATATCAACAGAAATTTCCTTCGGGGAGGAAGTGAGCCAGCTTCAAAGCTACACTTAATTAAGTGGGAAACTGTTACTCACCCTAAGGATAAAAGGAGACATGGATATACCCCaagccaaacaaaaaaaaaaaaagctcaagCCTTCCTGGTTAAATTAGGTTGGAGACTACTTCATGAGGACAATCTCTGGCCCCAAACTCTTAAAGCTAAATACCTTCGGGACCCAAGGAACCCTCATGCTGTGAAGAATGTTTTTACCATATGGAACTCCATATGTAAGATTAGTCCAATTCTTGCTTCAGGGATCGGATGGATCATTCAAAATGGTAGaatagttattttttttatataattagtcAAGATTTGGACCAGTACGAGAACAAATCCAATGCCTACTTAGGCAAGAGGAAGGTAACAAAATGTTTAGTCATGCGAGAGTCAAATAGGATGAATATGGACCCCCATTGTTTTTCCATCCATATTCTATGAGATATGGTTGATGCTTTCTTAAGTACCCAAATATTAGTCATCTATGGAAAGTGATATTATTTGTTGGGGACCATTGAAGACTGATTGTTTCACCCTTGCATGTGCGTATTCTATGGCTTTAGAGAAGTGTCTATCAGTTCCTAATCCAAACTTTCACTTGTGGACGTATATTTAGGGATCTAAGTTGCCTTTGAAACTAAAAATATTCCTATGAAAATATGGGTTTAAATTTGTCCCGACTAAAAGTTTCCTTCAGCATAGAAATTTCCTAGAGGATTGATGCCCACTGTGCATCAATTCACGTAAGGATATTCAACATTTATTTAGGGATGGCCAAGTTACTAGTAGGTTTTAGGGTTCAATTTACGCTTCTGCCCAAATCTCTCCCATAACTGGTGCCACTTGGGAGAACGAGCTTGCAACTAATCTATCTTCCAAATTTTGGGCAACCAAACTAAAACTTTGTTGGAATGTCCTTTTTGCTTTCACCTAGACCTGTTCATAGGCCGAGCTAGGTCAGGTTCAGCTCGGggctaagcatgatattaacagaTTTTATGCTCGTCCAAGCCCGGCTCGACCTGActtgaaatatgggcctaaaattttgcctaagccTTTTATATTTACAAAAGGCCAACCCAAGCTCGTTTTAAGCcaacccatattatttttaattttaaaaaaatatatatttatattattttaatttaatatattttttatttattaaaatttcttatataatcatcttaacatttttctaatgtttacattagagtagtattatatatttagtatagatttatttatttatgttataaattacatGCATAAAAagaacataatataaagtattataaatttaaatttagatcaGGCTGGGCCAAGCTTTAGTCTTGAATGTTCAAAATGAGTCTGACCTATATTTTAAACGGGACTaaattttttgcccaaaccctcccaaattTTTAGGCGAACCTTTATACTTAGACAAGTAGTTCGACCCATGAACAGATCTACTTTGATCTTATGGGTGGTTCGACTTACACATAATGCTCTTGCCTTTGGGCCTAACTGCCTAGTGAGTGGGGGTTGGTTCAAACTTAATATTGATAGATCATCCATCGAAAACCCTAAAAGAGTGGGGGCTGGAATTCTCATTAGGAATCATTCATGTGGTTGGATAGTTAGAGCGTATTGACATTTTCCAAGAGCCACCAGCATTGAAGCGAAGGTATAGGCATTGAGAGATGAGTTTTCAATAGCCAAGGATTTGAATATTACTAATTATGAATTTAAAGTAGATGCTACTACCATTATTCAATTTATGTCTCCTGATGAAGTCTCTAACATGCATTTATTCTGTCTAATTGATGAGTGTAGAATGCTCCTCCACATTATGACTTTTTAAGTCACTTACGCATGATTGATAAGTGTAGAATGCTCTCTACCGTATGAAGGCATGTATTCTGTAAAGGAAACCGGAATGCTGATGTGCTAGCCCTAATTGGAGGTAACTTTCAACTTGACTCATCTACCGATGATGTTGTATCAgttcataatatattttttatgtagtACTCCTCTTAGCTATTTAAATTCTCTTAACTGACGACATGCAAGGATGTACTTTATATCGAACAGTATCCTAATTTTGGATTAATGAGATATATGCAACCCTGTCTATTCAGCCATAAGCCCACAAATATGAGACGGAAAACAATGTGCAAATTTGATCCATCACCTTCTCAGAATGAAGCATCCATTACACCAGAAAACAACCAATTTCCGAACCCTTACAAAGTTCTTTTAATTATATCTTATTACTTATAAAAAAAACCTATGGTTTTACAATCTCTTGAGACTTTTCTTTCTAGCATCCATTTTCTTCTTGTCTGCCGGAACTTTCGACAGACCTTCCTTCTTAGGAGCAGTTCCCGATATTCCTACAACGGCGGTTCCACTAACTCCAGTTTCAGTTGCCGGAACTATAGGCTGCTGCTGCGGCTGATGGTCTGGATTGTTGCCTCCTTTTGTCGATGACGGAGCGAGTGGGGATGGCAAGGATAACCCGGCACCACTTGCTGCATTTTTCTGCTCGATATTCAGAACCGAGGTGTTATGCTGCTCCACGTTTAATGCTGTAGTTGACTCGCAAATAGCTCCTGATTTGAACTTCGGTTTTGGTTTCGCATGGATTCCAGTATAAAGCCTGTGTTTTAAGAACAGAAGATTGTGAGACTTGCATTTTTTGTGGGCAATTCCAATTGAATTCCTTTAAGAATGCATCAATCATACCATCTTTGGACCTTCCTATTTCAATCTTAAAACTAAGAAAACAATAACGTCAAATTCTGCTATTAGACCCTGTACTTTACAAAAATTGTGGACTTAGTAcctgtactttaatttgattgattttaGTCCccgtacttttcaaaatttaaaattttaatcctgaCCCAATGGTAACAATTAATTATGTCtggttaaattatgtcattagCCCTGTATTATGcctaaagttatagatttagtacAATTCACCAATTGGATCATTATTAGTggctatattttttaatttcaaaattttattcttaATGCAAACGACAAtcattaaatctattaactaatttttttgtgaataatatgtgaaaaataacaaacaaacatagcattacacatatgataatatatttgacacattaaatttaaaaaataacagaacttaatgaatttaatagttgtCATTtagttaggactaaaattttcaaattctaaaagtACATGAActataaatgactaaattaaagtaCATGTATTAAATTCACAACTTAGCAAAGTACAAAGTCTGATAGCAGAATTTGACCAAACAATAATGGGTCCACTTTGGTACCATGGTTTTTTATTTGCTCACTTTAGTCTTCGAACTTGACAgatgtaaaagtttaattatgccACGTCACCTGAAAATCACACCAAACTTTTACATTTGCCAAGTTCAAAAACCAAAATGGACCTAGTTGCCAAAGTTTAGGTACCAAGTGGACCTAATTGCCAAGTTTAAGGACTAATAGCTATATTAACCCTATACTATACTATAATCTAGTATCTGTAGGGCACAATATACcacaatatttgaaatcttgactGTCTGGTCGTAGAAAAAGTCAAACAATTAAAGTGGTATTACCCGAAAGCAAAGCCAATGGATTCAGCCAAGGTTAGCCGAGTTTATGTCCTTCCAGCTGAAGGAATTTCTAATAGAAACAACAAAACAACACTTTGTCCTGTTCCAAATTCTATCGCATTTAATGTTCTACGGTTCCACATCGTGAAATATTAAACGAATAACGTATAAAGGTGTTAGATATAGAGATGGGTTAGGCAAGCCTCACCTGGCATGCCGGGCATACTCGTCATAATTTTCAAGCAGCATCTTGCCAGCCTGTTCATTTAGTGCAGATTCTGGATATGGCTCAATCAATAAACACCTAACTATCTGCAGTGGCATTGATTGGTGCCAAGTAAAATAAAAGACATGATGAAGCCGGAGAATTAAAGCTGAAATACTAAATGAAATTCACAATTCTCGGGCAGATCTTATCAAACAAACTGATAAAAAGAGATATATAGTATAAAGTCTACAGTTCAGTGGAACTTACAATGAGTACATGTCGTAATCCAAGACTTGGATTCCAATCCTTTTTTAGTGTGTTTACACAAATTTCACCATTGGGTGcaatatttggatgaaaaatcTTGGTCAGAAAGTAGCCTGCAGTACAGATGGACTTCAGATATTCAGTATTGCacaa
It includes:
- the LOC107938994 gene encoding ubiquitin-conjugating enzyme E2 22, with protein sequence MATNENLPPNVIKQLAKELKGLDESPPEGIKVGVNDDDFSIIYADIEGPAGTPYENGVFRMKLLLSHDFPHSPPKGYFLTKIFHPNIAPNGEICVNTLKKDWNPSLGLRHVLIIVRCLLIEPYPESALNEQAGKMLLENYDEYARHARLYTGIHAKPKPKFKSGAICESTTALNVEQHNTSVLNIEQKNAASGAGLSLPSPLAPSSTKGGNNPDHQPQQQPIVPATETGVSGTAVVGISGTAPKKEGLSKVPADKKKMDARKKSLKRL